One window of the Nicotiana tabacum cultivar K326 chromosome 4, ASM71507v2, whole genome shotgun sequence genome contains the following:
- the LOC142179779 gene encoding uncharacterized protein LOC142179779, giving the protein MTNSGSFTMLHKSEDMCFMYVFVVLNASIIGWKYCYPIVVVHGTFFKSSHRGTMLTASAQDAAAYAVVDSENVASWEWFFEMFRQAFGERERMCIVSDHHASILRGASIVYPEVSHCVCIYHIWNNIKKQFKKNHDRLREVFFAMAKAYKIEDFNLLMQDMDNIDKRARGYLFQVGYEKFSIAHSTVNISMVITSNIVESLNARKEEARELPIMSLLDYMMNFVMEWNNTNRLTAMSTFTGLGKTYNEVLKENIYLSQKMTVRPSTDYVYVVMDAEPRQIITYEVPVNPLADETTWDLPTKVLDNVVLAPIVKGKPRRPTKSRRKGLYEYLYTETVTCGLCGKQGHNRRTCRNAQDN; this is encoded by the exons atgacaaattcTGGATCTTTCACAATGTTACATAAATCAGAGGACATGTGCTTCATGTATGTTTTTGTCGTACTAAATGCATCAATCATAGGATGGAAATACTGCTACCCTATTGTAGTGGTTCATGGGACATTCTTCAAATCATCACACAGGGGAACAATGTTAACAGCTAGCGCACAAGATGCGGCAG CATACGCTGTTGTCGATTCTGAAAACGTTGCTTCGTGGGAATGGTTTTTTGAAATGTTTAGACAGGCTTTTGGGGAAAGGGAAAGGATGTGCATCGTATCCGATCATCATGCAAGCATATTGAGGGGTGCTTCGATTGTGTATCCAGAGGTATCTCACTGTGTATGCATCTATCATATTTGGAATAACATAAAGAAGCAGTTCAAGAAGAATCATGACCGGCTGAGGGAAGTATTTTTTGCAATGGCCAAAGCATACAAAATTGAAGATTTTAATCTCCTCATGCAAGATATGGACAACATTGATAAGAGGGCAAGGGGTTACCTGTTCCAAGTTGGTTATGAAAAGTTCTCCATAGCGCATTCCACTGTTAATATATCCATGGTGATTACTTCAAATATTGTCGAGTCACTCAATGCAAGAAAGGAAGAGGCAAGAGAGCTACCAATCATGAGTTTGCTGGATTACATGATGAATTTTGTTATGGAATGGAATAATACAAATAGATTGACTGCAATGAGTACATTTACTGGCCTAGGAAAAACATATAACGAAGTACTGAAGGAAAATATCTATTTGTCTCAGAAGATGACG gTGAGGCCTTCAACTGATTATGTATATGTAGTAATGGATGCTGAACCAAGGCAGATCATA ACATATGAAGTGCCAGTTAATCCACTTGCAGATGAAACTACATGGGACCTTCCAACAAAGGTGTTAGATAATGTGGTCCTAGCACCGATAGTGAAGGGCAAACCAAGAAGACCAACGAAGTCGCGACGCAAGGGACTTTATGAATATTTGTATACTGAAACAGTTACCTGTGGACTATGTGGAAAACAAGGACACAACAGAAGAACATGCAGGAATGCTCAAGACAACTAG